In Streptomyces ambofaciens ATCC 23877, a single genomic region encodes these proteins:
- a CDS encoding acyl-CoA dehydrogenase family protein, producing MTAFSLEPAQLAWCAEVRALAAERLRPLADKGEPGRVNRALVTELGALGLLPRLFTSGALDLCLMRESLAHACTEAETALALQGLGAHPVHAHGTEAQRARWLPRVADGSAVAAFALSEPDAGSDAAALRLSAEPDPRPDPAPLPAPLPASDRSPAPDHPPAPDPLAAERDGRSGWRLTGEKCWISNAPEADFYTVFARTTPGAGARGVTAFLVPADRPGLSGTPLDMLSPHPVGALAFDAVPVTADDVLGEPDRGFRVAMGTLNLFRPSVGAFAVGMAQAALDATLAHTSTRDAFGGKLRDLQAVSHQVAEMALRTEAARLMVYAAATAYDEGAADVPRRAAMAKLLATETAQYVVDRAVQLHGARALRRGHLLEHLYREVRAPRVYEGASEVQRGIIAKELYRTRNTTEELGT from the coding sequence ATGACCGCATTCTCGCTCGAACCGGCACAACTCGCCTGGTGCGCCGAGGTGCGCGCCCTGGCCGCCGAGCGGCTGCGCCCGCTGGCCGACAAGGGCGAACCGGGGCGCGTCAACCGCGCCCTCGTCACCGAACTCGGCGCCCTCGGACTGCTGCCCCGCCTCTTCACCTCGGGCGCGCTCGACCTGTGCCTGATGCGGGAGTCCCTCGCCCACGCCTGCACGGAGGCCGAGACCGCCCTCGCCCTCCAGGGCCTGGGCGCCCACCCCGTGCACGCCCACGGCACCGAGGCCCAGCGCGCCCGCTGGCTGCCCCGCGTCGCCGACGGCAGCGCGGTGGCCGCCTTCGCCCTCAGCGAGCCCGACGCCGGCTCGGACGCGGCGGCGCTGAGGCTGAGCGCGGAACCGGATCCTCGACCTGATCCGGCTCCTCTCCCGGCTCCTCTTCCGGCTTCGGACCGCTCCCCGGCTCCGGACCACCCACCGGCCCCTGACCCCCTGGCCGCGGAACGTGACGGCCGCTCCGGCTGGCGGCTCACCGGGGAGAAGTGCTGGATCTCCAACGCCCCCGAGGCCGACTTCTACACCGTCTTCGCCCGCACCACGCCGGGCGCCGGCGCCCGCGGCGTCACCGCCTTCCTGGTGCCGGCCGACCGCCCCGGCCTGAGCGGCACCCCGCTCGACATGCTCTCCCCGCACCCCGTCGGCGCCCTCGCCTTCGACGCCGTTCCCGTCACCGCCGACGACGTCCTCGGAGAACCCGACCGGGGCTTCCGGGTCGCCATGGGCACCCTCAACCTGTTCCGCCCCAGCGTCGGCGCCTTCGCGGTCGGCATGGCGCAGGCCGCCCTGGACGCCACCCTCGCGCACACCAGCACCCGCGACGCCTTCGGCGGCAAGCTGCGCGACCTCCAGGCCGTCTCCCACCAGGTCGCCGAGATGGCCCTGCGCACCGAGGCGGCCCGTCTGATGGTGTACGCCGCGGCGACGGCGTACGACGAGGGTGCCGCGGACGTACCCCGGCGCGCCGCGATGGCGAAGCTCCTCGCCACCGAGACCGCCCAGTACGTCGTCGACCGGGCCGTCCAGCTGCACGGCGCCCGCGCCCTGCGCCGCGGCCACCTGCTCGAACACCTCTACCGCGAGGTGCGCGCCCCGCGCGTCTACGAGGGCGCGAGCGAGGTGCAGCGCGGCATCATCGCCAAGGAGCTGTACCGCACCCGGAACACGACGGAGGAGCTCGGGACATGA
- a CDS encoding RidA family protein produces the protein MTVERVNPSELSPPTGFSHAVAATGTRVVFLAGQTALDTDGEVVGDTLPAQFERALGNLLTALRAAGGTPADLARVTVYATDVAAYRDHAADLGRLWRELAGRDYPAMAVVQVVRLWDERALVELDGFAVLP, from the coding sequence ATGACCGTGGAACGGGTGAACCCGTCCGAACTCTCCCCGCCGACCGGCTTCTCCCACGCCGTCGCGGCCACCGGCACCCGCGTCGTCTTCCTGGCCGGTCAGACCGCCCTCGACACCGACGGCGAGGTCGTCGGCGACACCCTCCCCGCCCAGTTCGAGAGGGCCCTCGGCAACCTCCTGACCGCCCTGCGCGCGGCCGGCGGCACCCCCGCCGACCTCGCCCGGGTCACCGTCTACGCCACCGACGTCGCCGCCTACCGGGACCACGCCGCCGACCTCGGCCGCCTCTGGCGCGAGCTGGCGGGCCGCGACTATCCGGCGATGGCGGTCGTCCAGGTCGTACGCCTGTGGGACGAGCGGGCGTTGGTGGAGCTCGACGGGTTCGCCGTACTGCCGTAG
- a CDS encoding DUF5999 family protein, with product MCTHRPSRSAADSPAARAGTAHVVATHPEQGWNLLCDGTIVFDDTGELLPDGSVVAPCRMPAGRLAMAA from the coding sequence ATGTGCACTCACCGGCCTTCCCGCTCCGCGGCCGACTCCCCCGCCGCGCGGGCCGGCACCGCGCACGTCGTCGCCACCCACCCCGAGCAGGGCTGGAACCTCCTGTGCGACGGCACGATCGTCTTCGACGACACCGGCGAACTGCTGCCCGACGGCAGCGTGGTCGCACCGTGCCGGATGCCCGCCGGGCGCCTGGCGATGGCCGCCTGA
- a CDS encoding DUF6299 family protein, which yields MPVRSAALAMAAGAALLLAAPTATAVTHDARHVTESVTVDPTGRIAADGSVTLSGTYRCTAGTGPVFVSSSVSQGDPSVRYGIGGTRAVCDGLEHRWVNTGTPSQNALEPGAAHVEATLMELRTTGILPLPSFHARQGQDVTLTAG from the coding sequence ATGCCCGTACGATCCGCGGCCCTCGCCATGGCCGCCGGTGCCGCCCTGCTGCTGGCCGCCCCCACCGCCACGGCAGTCACCCACGACGCCCGCCATGTCACGGAGTCGGTGACCGTCGACCCGACCGGCCGTATCGCGGCGGACGGCAGCGTCACCCTGTCCGGGACCTACCGCTGCACCGCCGGCACCGGTCCCGTCTTCGTCAGCTCCTCCGTGAGCCAGGGCGATCCGTCCGTCCGGTACGGCATCGGCGGCACCCGCGCGGTGTGCGACGGCCTCGAGCACCGCTGGGTCAACACGGGCACGCCCTCCCAGAACGCGCTGGAGCCCGGCGCGGCCCACGTCGAGGCGACCCTGATGGAGCTGCGGACCACGGGGATCCTTCCGCTGCCGAGCTTCCACGCCCGGCAGGGCCAGGACGTGACGCTGACCGCGGGCTGA
- a CDS encoding SulP family inorganic anion transporter, with protein MSSPLPAAPRFRMSKPDWLASPKVLRTEVLAGLVVALALIPEAISFSIIAGVDPGIGLFASFTMAVVISVVGGRKAMISAATGAVALVIAPLNREHGLGHLVAAVILAGVFQVILGVLGVARLMRFVPRSVMVGFVNALAILIFTAQVPEMHDVPWAVYPLLAGGLTLMVFFPKVTKVLPAPLVSIVVLTVITVAAGIAVPTVGDKGELPSSLPVPGLPDVPFTVDTLTTIAPYALAMALVGLMESLMTAKLVDDITDTPSNKTRESVGQGIANIVTGFFGGMGGCAMIGQTMINVKVSGARTRLSTFLAGSFLMVLCIVFGPVVSDIPMAALVAVMVMVSVGTFDWHSIRPATLRRMPLGETVVMVATVVVVVATHNLAVGVVVGSVTAMIIFARRVAHLADVCGVVDPEGKQVVYAVTGELFFASSNDLVHRFDYKGDPDDVVIDLSGTHVWDASSVAALDAVETKYAQRGKKVTITGLNEPSADMRRRLAGQLTGGH; from the coding sequence ATGTCCTCACCGCTGCCCGCAGCTCCACGGTTCCGCATGTCCAAGCCCGACTGGCTCGCCTCCCCGAAGGTCCTGCGCACCGAGGTGCTGGCCGGTCTGGTGGTGGCCCTGGCGCTCATCCCGGAGGCCATCTCCTTCTCGATCATCGCCGGTGTCGACCCCGGCATCGGTCTCTTCGCCTCCTTCACCATGGCGGTCGTCATCTCCGTGGTGGGGGGCCGCAAGGCGATGATCTCCGCCGCCACCGGTGCGGTCGCCCTCGTCATCGCGCCGCTGAACCGTGAGCACGGGCTGGGTCACCTGGTCGCCGCCGTCATCCTGGCCGGCGTCTTCCAGGTGATCCTCGGTGTGCTCGGCGTCGCCAGGCTGATGCGGTTCGTGCCCCGCTCGGTGATGGTCGGCTTCGTCAACGCGCTGGCCATCCTGATCTTCACGGCGCAGGTGCCGGAGATGCACGACGTGCCGTGGGCCGTCTATCCGCTGCTCGCGGGAGGCCTGACCCTGATGGTGTTCTTCCCCAAGGTCACCAAGGTGCTCCCGGCGCCGCTGGTCTCCATCGTCGTACTGACCGTGATCACCGTCGCGGCCGGCATCGCGGTCCCGACGGTCGGGGACAAGGGCGAGCTGCCGTCCTCCCTGCCCGTCCCCGGGCTGCCCGACGTCCCCTTCACCGTGGACACCCTGACGACCATCGCGCCCTACGCCCTCGCCATGGCGCTGGTGGGCCTGATGGAGTCGCTGATGACGGCCAAGCTGGTCGACGACATCACCGACACCCCCTCGAACAAGACCCGCGAGTCCGTCGGCCAGGGCATCGCCAACATCGTCACCGGCTTCTTCGGCGGCATGGGCGGCTGCGCCATGATCGGCCAGACGATGATCAACGTGAAGGTGTCCGGCGCCCGTACCCGCCTGTCCACCTTCCTGGCCGGCTCCTTCCTGATGGTGCTGTGCATCGTCTTCGGCCCGGTCGTCTCCGACATCCCCATGGCCGCGCTCGTCGCCGTCATGGTCATGGTGTCGGTCGGCACCTTCGACTGGCACTCGATCCGGCCCGCGACCCTCCGGCGCATGCCGCTCGGCGAGACCGTCGTCATGGTGGCCACGGTGGTCGTCGTGGTGGCCACCCACAACCTCGCCGTGGGCGTCGTCGTCGGCTCCGTCACCGCGATGATCATCTTCGCCAGGCGGGTCGCCCACCTGGCCGACGTCTGCGGTGTCGTCGACCCCGAGGGCAAGCAGGTCGTCTACGCGGTCACCGGCGAGCTGTTCTTCGCCTCGTCCAACGACCTCGTCCACCGCTTCGACTACAAGGGCGACCCCGACGACGTCGTCATCGACCTGTCCGGCACCCACGTCTGGGACGCGTCCTCCGTCGCCGCCCTGGACGCCGTCGAGACCAAGTACGCCCAGCGCGGCAAGAAGGTCACCATCACCGGCCTCAACGAGCCCAGCGCCGACATGCGCCGGCGACTGGCGGGTCAGCTCACCGGCGGCCACTGA
- a CDS encoding DUF6411 family protein, whose translation MMVVGIVAVCAVLLVLAFLVPRLSHHPQRGTQRTLGVGSRAGGKAPGVLGRALSKPFRSSSKAVGRSGSAGRRARGRMPF comes from the coding sequence ATGATGGTTGTCGGGATCGTCGCTGTCTGCGCCGTCCTTCTCGTACTCGCTTTCCTCGTACCGCGCCTGTCCCACCACCCACAGCGCGGAACCCAGCGGACGCTCGGCGTCGGGTCACGTGCCGGCGGGAAGGCCCCCGGTGTCCTGGGCCGCGCCCTCAGCAAGCCCTTCCGCAGCAGCTCCAAGGCCGTCGGCCGCAGTGGCTCGGCCGGCCGGCGCGCCCGCGGCCGCATGCCGTTCTGA
- a CDS encoding sodium:solute symporter family transporter — protein MTTLLEPSSRSLVFAVFSVFVVICLMLCVVTGADEDDRALVRSDSRRLRSWQQGIAMGGDTTTVATVTVLVGMVATFGFDGLGVMLGSLIGVLLLLVLVIEPLRRHASLTPADMLDARGSGGPAVRVSWGTVTLLVCFPLLVVQLVVVGNVAAALIGQPGVRTGCVVVIGCVMTALAVSGGIRGTGVVMIAKSVVTLPVLVIAAVLVLHRFGGDPGRLLDAAAHGSGTGEAFLRPGGYTGDGWVGAVNRIGQTLGMSMATLAMPAVLMRAIATKSPRGARTVGRWMLGELTLLYGALAVVGIGAAALVGGALREAGPAAQAFTPLLLGRALDSGGILVAALACVLFLTALAAVVDVTLAAGIALGRDVLGASGRRTTGLADGAASRGSAALTGAVATLMAVVAADWNLVVVSTLWLAVCGAALAPVLLYALYWPGFTARGALWCLWGATALSVAALALSPYTSGTPESIFPGVDFRVWDVTIPGLLTVPAGFLLGWLGSVTGPGRKAGGAPGWERRAELDTA, from the coding sequence GTGACCACGCTCCTCGAACCCTCGTCGCGGTCCCTGGTCTTCGCCGTGTTCTCGGTGTTCGTCGTGATCTGCCTGATGCTGTGCGTCGTCACCGGCGCCGACGAGGACGACCGGGCCCTCGTACGGTCCGACAGCCGTCGGCTGCGCTCCTGGCAGCAGGGCATCGCGATGGGCGGCGACACCACCACGGTCGCGACGGTCACCGTACTGGTGGGCATGGTCGCCACCTTCGGCTTCGACGGCCTCGGCGTCATGCTGGGCAGCCTGATCGGGGTGCTGCTGCTCCTGGTGCTGGTCATCGAGCCGCTGCGCAGGCACGCCTCGTTGACCCCCGCGGACATGCTGGACGCGCGCGGCAGCGGCGGGCCCGCCGTGCGTGTCTCGTGGGGCACGGTGACCCTGCTCGTCTGCTTCCCGCTGCTGGTCGTGCAGTTGGTGGTGGTCGGCAACGTGGCCGCCGCGCTGATCGGGCAGCCGGGTGTGCGGACCGGCTGCGTCGTGGTGATCGGCTGCGTGATGACGGCGCTGGCCGTCAGCGGCGGGATCCGGGGCACCGGCGTGGTCATGATCGCGAAGTCGGTGGTCACGCTGCCCGTGCTGGTGATCGCCGCCGTGCTCGTGCTCCACCGCTTCGGCGGGGACCCCGGGCGGCTGCTCGACGCCGCCGCGCACGGCTCGGGGACGGGTGAGGCCTTTCTGCGGCCGGGCGGCTACACCGGCGACGGGTGGGTGGGCGCCGTGAACCGGATCGGTCAGACCCTCGGCATGTCGATGGCCACGCTGGCGATGCCCGCCGTGCTGATGCGGGCCATCGCGACGAAGAGCCCCCGGGGCGCCCGGACCGTCGGCCGCTGGATGCTCGGCGAACTCACCCTGCTGTACGGCGCGCTCGCCGTGGTCGGCATCGGGGCGGCGGCCCTGGTCGGCGGGGCGCTGCGCGAGGCCGGGCCGGCGGCTCAGGCGTTCACGCCGCTGCTGCTCGGGCGGGCGCTGGACAGCGGGGGCATCCTGGTCGCGGCCCTGGCCTGCGTCCTCTTCCTCACCGCGCTGGCGGCCGTGGTGGATGTGACGCTCGCCGCCGGCATCGCCCTGGGCCGGGACGTGCTGGGCGCGTCCGGCAGACGGACGACGGGGCTGGCGGACGGTGCCGCGTCGCGGGGCTCCGCGGCCCTGACGGGGGCGGTGGCCACACTGATGGCGGTCGTCGCCGCCGACTGGAACCTGGTGGTCGTCTCGACGCTCTGGCTCGCCGTCTGCGGCGCCGCCCTCGCGCCCGTCCTGCTGTACGCCCTGTACTGGCCCGGGTTCACGGCCCGTGGCGCGCTGTGGTGCCTGTGGGGGGCCACCGCACTGAGCGTCGCGGCGCTCGCGCTGTCGCCGTACACGTCGGGCACGCCCGAGTCGATCTTCCCGGGTGTCGACTTCCGGGTCTGGGACGTGACGATCCCGGGCCTGCTGACGGTGCCCGCCGGATTCCTGCTCGGCTGGCTGGGCAGCGTCACCGGTCCCGGCCGGAAGGCGGGCGGGGCACCGGGCTGGGAGCGCCGCGCGGAGCTGGACACCGCCTGA
- a CDS encoding TIR domain-containing protein: protein MRTPWSPRERGLGSASARLRSAVAGLGPVRAELGYGVFLSYSGDRDRRWLPQLRHEIEKQSRPWYKPPRIRVFLDKTGVSIGPELWGKIEAGLARSDWLVVLASPEARASKWVDREIAWWLEHRSAQTILLVVTAGRLVWDERQGDWDPELSTALPARLAGKFQQEPVWKTVDLRPHGDAGFSPDVDGVAFGVASVVRGLPEDELRSEGLRDTRRNLRTARIVAAVLGCLLLIASTLSVVAVLSRAEATRQRDQAVVQQLVNQSSSLTGRDPFAARLKALAAWRIDPSPETRFAVLQASVDPAAGVLSHSVPVDSVAFSPDGRTVASGGGDGVVRLWLTRTQRTTGRPLIGHHQSITSIAFAPDGRTLASSGFDGTVRLWDVARGTQIGAPLNARSGVVHSVAFGRDGRTLVTVDSEALRVWDLATHRRIGQPLDGEGEFLAMNSDGSRVAFRADEGGVRLWDTDSRAPMGRASKDPGSVVTSLSFSPDGETFATADIDGGLRWWDMSTKTPIGEPIASLATGIRSVTFSPDSAMLAAAYEDGAVRLWDLRRRAQVGGPLIGHTTTALAVAFSPDGSVLASSSEDTAVRLWDIRTLRQAGAPIDTGGQGNAALSPDGRTLAVVDPEETVSLWNVATRRRGDDPQVRDAHEVEPSLAFRADSAVLAIGSDGLRFWDVATRRPLGEPLLDAGEAGALSFGPDGRTLVSGGPDSVRVWDLSARPPTGTPLGAGSVAVALAPDGRALATATEDNTVAFWDLATHRRVGETPIDHTAQITAVAWSPDGTTLATASRDDTVRLWDTAAHERIGAPLRGHRGGVTSVVFSPDGKTLATGGNDHTVRLWDVATERQIGDPLEGHGAGVTGAAFLPGGTALLSWAGDGTARQWNVEATADPVRSLCGGADGAFTPDRWREAVPPGPEPRPLCPT from the coding sequence ATGCGGACGCCCTGGTCGCCTCGTGAGCGGGGGCTCGGTTCGGCGTCCGCCCGGCTGCGGTCCGCCGTGGCCGGCCTCGGACCGGTCAGAGCCGAGCTGGGGTACGGCGTCTTCCTGTCCTACAGCGGTGACCGCGACCGGCGATGGCTGCCTCAGCTGCGGCACGAGATCGAGAAGCAGTCCCGGCCCTGGTACAAGCCACCGCGCATCAGGGTCTTCCTCGACAAGACGGGTGTGTCGATCGGGCCGGAGCTGTGGGGCAAGATCGAGGCCGGTCTCGCCCGCTCCGACTGGCTCGTGGTCCTGGCGTCCCCGGAGGCGAGGGCCTCGAAGTGGGTCGACCGGGAGATCGCCTGGTGGTTGGAGCACAGGTCGGCACAGACCATCCTGCTCGTCGTCACTGCCGGGCGGCTGGTGTGGGACGAGCGCCAGGGCGACTGGGATCCTGAACTGTCGACGGCGCTACCGGCCCGGCTGGCGGGGAAGTTCCAGCAGGAGCCCGTCTGGAAGACCGTGGACCTGCGCCCCCACGGTGACGCGGGCTTCTCTCCCGATGTCGACGGAGTCGCCTTCGGTGTCGCGTCCGTCGTGCGCGGCCTCCCCGAGGACGAACTCCGCTCGGAAGGCCTCCGCGACACCCGCCGCAACCTGCGGACGGCCAGGATCGTCGCCGCCGTGCTGGGTTGTCTGCTGCTGATCGCGAGCACCCTGTCGGTGGTCGCGGTCCTCTCACGAGCCGAAGCCACCCGGCAGCGCGACCAGGCCGTCGTCCAGCAACTCGTCAACCAGAGCTCGTCGCTCACCGGCCGGGACCCGTTCGCCGCCCGGTTGAAGGCATTGGCCGCGTGGCGCATCGACCCTTCTCCGGAGACCCGTTTCGCGGTCCTGCAGGCGTCGGTCGATCCGGCGGCCGGAGTGCTCTCCCACTCGGTTCCCGTGGACTCGGTGGCCTTCAGCCCCGACGGCAGGACCGTGGCCTCCGGCGGGGGCGACGGGGTGGTGAGACTCTGGCTGACCCGGACACAGCGGACGACGGGGCGCCCACTCATCGGACACCACCAGAGCATCACGTCGATCGCCTTCGCGCCGGACGGCAGGACGCTCGCCAGCTCGGGATTCGACGGCACCGTCCGCCTCTGGGACGTCGCCAGGGGCACGCAGATCGGCGCTCCCCTCAATGCCCGCTCCGGGGTGGTCCATTCGGTCGCCTTCGGCCGGGACGGCAGAACACTCGTCACCGTCGACTCGGAGGCGCTCCGGGTGTGGGACCTGGCGACCCACCGCCGGATCGGTCAGCCGCTCGACGGCGAGGGGGAGTTCCTCGCCATGAACTCCGACGGCAGTCGTGTGGCCTTCAGGGCTGATGAGGGCGGCGTACGACTGTGGGACACCGACTCCCGCGCACCGATGGGGAGAGCGTCGAAGGACCCCGGCAGCGTCGTCACGTCGCTCTCCTTCAGCCCCGACGGTGAGACCTTCGCCACGGCTGACATCGACGGCGGCCTGCGGTGGTGGGACATGTCGACGAAGACCCCGATCGGAGAGCCGATCGCCTCCCTTGCCACGGGGATCAGGTCGGTCACCTTCAGCCCCGACAGCGCGATGCTCGCCGCCGCGTACGAGGACGGCGCGGTGCGACTCTGGGATCTCCGGCGGCGCGCCCAGGTGGGCGGCCCGCTCATCGGCCACACCACCACGGCCCTGGCCGTCGCCTTCAGCCCGGACGGATCGGTCCTGGCCAGTTCGAGCGAGGACACCGCGGTCCGCCTCTGGGACATCCGTACGCTACGCCAGGCCGGAGCGCCGATCGACACGGGAGGACAGGGAAACGCGGCGCTCAGCCCGGACGGTCGGACGCTGGCCGTCGTCGACCCCGAGGAGACCGTGAGCCTCTGGAACGTCGCCACACGACGCAGGGGCGACGATCCACAGGTCCGCGATGCCCACGAGGTCGAACCCAGCCTCGCGTTCCGCGCCGACAGTGCCGTTCTCGCGATCGGGTCGGACGGACTACGGTTCTGGGACGTCGCCACCCGCCGCCCCCTCGGCGAACCGCTGCTCGACGCGGGCGAAGCCGGCGCGCTGTCCTTCGGCCCCGACGGCAGGACTCTCGTGAGCGGCGGCCCGGACTCCGTCCGGGTGTGGGACCTGTCCGCGCGGCCTCCCACCGGCACGCCACTGGGTGCCGGGTCCGTCGCTGTCGCGTTGGCCCCGGACGGCCGTGCCCTCGCCACCGCCACGGAGGACAACACCGTGGCGTTCTGGGACCTGGCCACGCACCGCCGCGTCGGCGAGACGCCGATCGACCACACCGCGCAGATCACGGCGGTGGCCTGGAGCCCGGACGGCACCACGCTCGCGACCGCGAGCCGCGACGACACCGTCCGGCTCTGGGACACGGCCGCACACGAACGGATCGGGGCCCCACTGCGGGGCCACCGCGGCGGTGTCACGTCCGTGGTGTTCAGCCCCGACGGGAAGACCCTCGCCACCGGGGGCAACGACCACACGGTCCGGCTCTGGGACGTCGCCACCGAGCGCCAGATCGGCGATCCCCTGGAGGGCCACGGCGCGGGTGTCACCGGTGCGGCGTTCCTCCCCGGCGGTACGGCGCTGCTCAGTTGGGCCGGGGACGGCACCGCCCGGCAGTGGAACGTCGAAGCGACGGCGGACCCGGTCCGGTCCCTGTGCGGAGGGGCGGACGGCGCGTTCACCCCCGACCGGTGGCGTGAAGCCGTACCCCCGGGCC